The following coding sequences are from one SAR116 cluster alpha proteobacterium HIMB100 window:
- a CDS encoding PMT family glycosyltransferase, 4-amino-4-deoxy-L-arabinose transferase (PFAM: Dolichyl-phosphate-mannose-protein mannosyltransferase), producing MSFSAEQSEADGQRRFAGFIYRRSTLWLVLGLIMLAVLIGHQTLGVIDRDEARFAQASKQMLTSGDFITPYFMDELRAKKPIAIYWLQASSAALFGTTDIASYRLPSLAGLILSLFLVYKFSQSLWPSSVAPVQAMVSVMLLAASPLLIAEAHLAKTDSVLLAALLAQQLLLWRLYRDRAEADITGPWLGFWVCLSIGILLKGPIAPLLAFTTCLGLVVVDRQAAWLKRLHSFKGLFVTCCLVLPWAIAVTAATDGAFLDIAIKGDFLSKVQSAQESHGAPPGTYLGLLGLLFWPGIAFAGFIAWLGRRLWREDAARFCLVWFVGYWLVIEFVPTKLPHYILPALPALGLLCGYALTRTMPPPSRAMIVISDFLFGLSGLFGLVLAAALLWASVRFGGAAGGASFLSAVVAAGLIGLCLWRLWCWRRHRRITDLFAVLGGGIIVHILAVAGVVAGASAIHISGRLADQIHKLSGRPAAIGLVGYHEPSAVFHLGRDVFLLEASEAALFMADATDGLAVVEQAAQAPFLDTAAKLDLELVIKGRVSGFTVARGRDVDLILYQRASR from the coding sequence ATGTCATTTTCCGCAGAACAAAGTGAAGCCGACGGGCAGAGGCGATTTGCCGGTTTCATTTACCGCCGCTCGACCCTCTGGCTTGTTCTTGGCCTGATCATGTTGGCTGTTTTGATCGGTCATCAAACGTTAGGTGTGATTGACAGGGATGAAGCCCGCTTTGCACAAGCCAGCAAACAAATGCTGACCAGCGGTGATTTCATAACACCCTATTTTATGGATGAGCTGCGCGCAAAAAAGCCGATTGCGATTTATTGGCTTCAGGCCTCTTCAGCAGCGCTGTTCGGCACAACCGATATTGCCAGCTACCGGCTGCCCAGCCTGGCCGGGCTGATCCTCAGCCTGTTTCTGGTCTATAAATTCAGCCAGTCCTTATGGCCATCTTCTGTTGCCCCGGTTCAGGCGATGGTCTCGGTGATGTTGTTGGCCGCCTCTCCTTTACTGATTGCTGAAGCTCATCTGGCCAAGACAGATTCTGTTTTATTAGCTGCCTTGCTGGCCCAGCAACTTCTGTTATGGCGGCTATATCGGGATCGGGCTGAAGCTGATATTACCGGTCCGTGGCTGGGGTTCTGGGTGTGTTTATCCATCGGCATTTTGCTGAAAGGGCCGATTGCCCCATTGCTGGCCTTCACCACCTGCCTTGGCCTTGTCGTGGTGGACAGGCAGGCGGCTTGGCTGAAACGTCTGCATAGTTTCAAAGGCCTGTTTGTCACCTGTTGTCTTGTTCTGCCCTGGGCCATTGCGGTGACCGCGGCGACAGATGGGGCGTTTTTGGATATCGCCATTAAGGGTGATTTTTTATCCAAGGTACAGTCTGCTCAGGAATCACATGGTGCGCCACCCGGGACATATCTGGGCTTATTGGGGCTGTTATTCTGGCCGGGTATTGCTTTTGCGGGCTTTATCGCCTGGCTGGGCCGCCGTCTGTGGCGTGAAGATGCAGCCCGCTTCTGCCTGGTCTGGTTTGTGGGCTATTGGCTGGTGATCGAATTTGTGCCGACAAAGCTGCCACATTACATTCTGCCCGCTCTGCCCGCATTGGGGCTGCTTTGTGGCTATGCGTTGACCCGGACCATGCCGCCGCCGTCTCGGGCAATGATTGTGATTTCCGATTTTCTGTTTGGCCTCAGCGGTCTGTTCGGGCTGGTGCTCGCTGCAGCTCTTCTCTGGGCATCTGTTCGGTTTGGCGGGGCTGCGGGCGGGGCATCTTTTTTATCTGCTGTCGTGGCTGCGGGGCTGATTGGGCTGTGTCTGTGGCGGTTATGGTGTTGGCGACGTCATCGCCGGATCACAGATTTATTTGCGGTGTTGGGCGGCGGCATTATTGTGCATATCCTTGCGGTTGCGGGGGTGGTTGCCGGGGCGTCAGCCATTCATATTTCTGGCCGACTGGCGGATCAGATCCATAAATTATCTGGTCGTCCGGCGGCGATCGGGCTGGTTGGGTATCATGAACCATCGGCTGTATTTCATCTTGGCCGTGATGTGTTCCTGCTCGAGGCCAGCGAGGCGGCCTTATTCATGGCTGATGCAACAGACGGGCTGGCTGTGGTTGAACAGGCCGCACAAGCGCCATTTTTGGACACAGCAGCAAAGCTGGATTTGGAGCTTGTCATCAAAGGTCGGGTCAGCGGATTTACCGTGGCCAGAGGGCGGGATGTTGACTTGATCTTATATCAGCGCGCCAGCCGATAA
- a CDS encoding glycosyl transferase (PFAM: Glycosyl transferase family 2): MPVTAPPEISVLVPVMNEQGNIRPLIDEIVAVYTGRQFEIIYIDDGSDDGTADELSRAAAEIDQLRVFTHQRRSGQSAALRTGLLEARAPLIAVLDGDGQNIPSDLPALEAALLDMRPAQGMAGGVRVARKDTGIRRQASAFARGARRSLLRDDHPDSGCGIKIVDRELFMKLPFFNHMHRFMPTLVRGEGGTVLAVPVGHRARTVGQSKYGILDRLIVGIADLVGVIWLMRRRAHPGAVTELPKPASLAKAAKPKSAGRAKPKSGTKAKSAGKKPSQKRG; this comes from the coding sequence ATGCCAGTGACCGCTCCGCCAGAAATTTCTGTTCTTGTGCCTGTGATGAACGAACAGGGGAATATCCGGCCGCTGATTGACGAGATTGTAGCAGTCTATACCGGTCGCCAGTTTGAGATTATCTATATTGATGATGGCAGTGACGATGGCACGGCTGACGAGCTGAGCCGCGCTGCAGCTGAAATTGACCAGCTTCGGGTCTTCACCCACCAGCGCCGTTCAGGCCAGTCAGCCGCGCTGCGGACAGGTCTGCTTGAGGCCCGCGCCCCATTGATCGCTGTGCTTGATGGCGATGGCCAGAATATTCCGTCTGACCTGCCTGCTCTGGAAGCAGCGTTGCTGGATATGCGTCCGGCTCAGGGTATGGCCGGGGGGGTGCGTGTCGCACGCAAAGATACCGGTATTCGTCGCCAGGCCTCTGCTTTTGCCAGAGGGGCGCGCCGCAGCCTGTTGCGCGATGATCATCCTGACAGCGGCTGCGGGATTAAAATCGTTGATCGTGAACTCTTTATGAAGCTGCCTTTTTTCAATCATATGCACAGGTTCATGCCGACCCTGGTCAGGGGTGAAGGCGGGACTGTGCTGGCGGTTCCTGTTGGCCATAGGGCACGCACCGTCGGCCAGTCGAAATATGGTATTTTGGACCGGCTGATTGTGGGCATAGCCGATCTGGTAGGCGTGATCTGGCTGATGCGGCGGCGCGCGCATCCCGGCGCGGTTACTGAATTGCCCAAACCTGCCTCTCTGGCCAAGGCCGCAAAGCCGAAATCAGCAGGCCGGGCAAAACCCAAATCAGGGACCAAAGCCAAGTCTGCCGGCAAAAAACCATCACAGAAACGGGGCTGA
- a CDS encoding putative membrane protein (PFAM: Lipid A Biosynthesis N-terminal domain) — protein MMLDMMSFAIGESALLLGRALLALLPFLPQSLATQPEQLMIIIGFAGQGLFAMRFIIQWLKSEGEGRSVIPLAFWYFSIGGGMVLFLYALWRKDPVIICGQGLGLFIYLRNLYLIYRERAQG, from the coding sequence ATGATGCTGGATATGATGTCATTTGCAATCGGTGAATCAGCGCTTTTGCTGGGCCGGGCTTTGTTGGCCCTGCTGCCCTTTCTGCCGCAATCACTGGCCACACAGCCTGAACAGCTGATGATTATTATCGGTTTTGCAGGTCAGGGTCTGTTTGCCATGCGGTTTATCATTCAATGGCTGAAATCAGAAGGTGAGGGCCGATCTGTGATCCCGCTGGCCTTCTGGTATTTTTCCATTGGCGGTGGCATGGTCCTGTTTTTATATGCGTTATGGCGCAAAGATCCTGTGATCATTTGTGGCCAGGGGCTTGGCCTGTTTATCTATCTGCGGAATTTATATCTGATTTATCGCGAACGTGCCCAGGGCTGA
- a CDS encoding hypothetical protein (PFAM: Protein of unknown function DUF55), with protein sequence MAYWLFKSEPGTWSWQDQLDKADAGEGWDGVRNHQAGNNMKAMQVGDLGFFYHSVNEKRIVGIVDVIAPWHLDPTDPTGRFGMVTVRAIKDMKKPVTLAEIKAEPRLAKLALVRQSRLSVVPVSEQDWQLILAMGETSL encoded by the coding sequence ATGGCATATTGGCTGTTTAAATCAGAACCCGGAACATGGTCATGGCAGGACCAGCTGGACAAAGCGGATGCAGGCGAGGGCTGGGACGGTGTGCGCAATCATCAGGCCGGCAATAACATGAAAGCCATGCAGGTTGGCGATTTAGGCTTTTTTTATCATTCGGTGAATGAAAAACGAATTGTGGGTATTGTTGATGTGATCGCCCCCTGGCATCTGGACCCGACCGACCCCACCGGCCGGTTCGGCATGGTCACGGTAAGAGCCATAAAAGACATGAAAAAGCCTGTAACGCTTGCTGAGATCAAGGCTGAGCCGCGGCTGGCTAAGCTGGCCCTGGTGCGGCAGTCACGGTTATCTGTGGTCCCGGTTTCAGAACAGGACTGGCAGCTTATACTGGCGATGGGAGAGACCAGCCTGTAA
- a CDS encoding glycerol-3-phosphate dehydrogenase (PFAM: NAD-dependent glycerol-3-phosphate dehydrogenase C-terminus; NAD-dependent glycerol-3-phosphate dehydrogenase N-terminus) translates to MRQNTNIVVMGGGSWGAALAHQLRQNKDLKCQILVRSAQTAADLARGHIRQLPAITDLPGFTVTDEAACLGKADVIYLVLPVSAHADSLAQIQAYAGAGTAVVLCAKGLVSDAHKGGLFLPEYAASLLKGRPVAVLTGPSFADEVLSDLPTALLAASRSTDLTAEIAVHFSASSLRLYQGTDIIGAALGGAVKNVIAIAAGICTGQGLGDNARAGLITRGLAETMRLAEHLGADSRTISGLAGMGDLVLSCSGPHSRNMAFGLALGRGEAVPPSLAEGRFSAATLRARAEHESIELPICFAVDDIVNRHADIHARITALLSRQAGQE, encoded by the coding sequence ATGAGACAGAACACAAATATTGTGGTTATGGGTGGCGGCAGCTGGGGAGCTGCCCTGGCGCATCAGCTGCGCCAGAACAAAGACCTGAAGTGCCAGATTCTGGTCAGATCAGCACAGACGGCAGCTGATTTGGCCCGTGGTCACATCCGCCAATTACCCGCGATAACAGACCTGCCTGGCTTTACAGTGACGGATGAAGCCGCCTGCCTGGGTAAAGCAGATGTTATTTATCTTGTTCTGCCTGTATCTGCCCATGCAGACAGCCTGGCACAGATACAAGCCTATGCCGGGGCGGGGACGGCGGTTGTGCTTTGTGCTAAGGGCCTTGTCAGTGATGCCCACAAAGGTGGCCTGTTTTTACCCGAATATGCAGCTTCCCTGCTTAAGGGACGGCCAGTGGCAGTGCTGACCGGCCCGTCATTTGCTGATGAGGTTTTATCTGATCTGCCCACCGCTTTACTGGCGGCCAGCCGATCGACAGATTTAACTGCTGAAATTGCCGTTCATTTTTCGGCCAGCAGCCTGAGGCTGTATCAAGGCACAGATATCATCGGGGCTGCGTTAGGCGGAGCGGTGAAAAATGTGATCGCCATAGCCGCCGGCATTTGCACAGGTCAGGGGCTGGGCGATAACGCCCGGGCCGGACTGATCACAAGAGGCCTGGCCGAAACCATGCGGCTGGCCGAACATTTAGGTGCAGACAGCCGGACCATATCCGGCCTGGCCGGTATGGGCGATCTGGTGTTATCCTGTTCTGGTCCGCATTCACGAAATATGGCATTTGGGCTTGCCCTTGGCAGAGGTGAGGCGGTGCCGCCATCCCTGGCTGAGGGCCGGTTTTCCGCTGCCACGCTGCGGGCCCGTGCAGAGCATGAATCTATTGAACTGCCGATCTGTTTTGCGGTAGATGACATTGTGAACAGACACGCAGATATCCACGCGCGGATCACCGCCTTGCTGTCCCGGCAGGCCGGACAGGAATAA
- a CDS encoding metalloendopeptidase, putative, glycoprotease family (PFAM: Glycoprotease family~TIGRFAM: putative glycoprotease GCP; metallohydrolase, glycoprotease/Kae1 family), whose amino-acid sequence MTDTPTLILGLESSCDETAAALVRSDRTILAEHIASSADQHAMHGGVVPEIAARQHLDVIDSVIEAVCTKAGCSLSDLDGIAATGGPGLIGGVLVGTMTAKAIASALDIPYFAINHLEGHALTARLTDEVPYPYLLLLVSGGHTQLLSVLGPGQYQRLGTTMDDAAGEAFDKGAAVLGLGYPGGPAIEAAARSGNPSAVDLPRPRKGAKDCHFSFSGLKTALAMRWAKASEAGSADVNDFAASLQKAITDCLSDRVKQALIQFAAEHDERRLVIAGGVAANQSIGNALQHLAEAYQFQIIIPPPRLCTDNGAMIAWAGHEYLQAGKTSTLCFAPRPRWPLDEAAAPPPGRGVRG is encoded by the coding sequence ATGACAGACACCCCAACCCTTATCCTTGGTCTTGAAAGCAGCTGTGATGAAACAGCTGCTGCTTTGGTGCGATCTGACCGGACCATTCTAGCAGAGCATATTGCTTCTTCAGCAGACCAGCATGCTATGCATGGAGGTGTGGTTCCTGAAATTGCCGCACGCCAGCATTTGGATGTCATTGACAGCGTGATTGAGGCAGTCTGTACAAAAGCCGGATGCAGCCTGTCTGATCTGGACGGGATTGCTGCAACAGGCGGGCCGGGCCTTATCGGCGGGGTTCTGGTTGGCACCATGACCGCAAAAGCCATTGCCTCGGCCCTGGACATCCCTTATTTTGCGATCAATCACTTAGAGGGGCATGCGCTGACCGCCCGGCTGACAGATGAAGTGCCTTATCCTTATCTGCTGCTTTTGGTTTCTGGCGGCCATACTCAATTGCTCAGCGTGTTGGGGCCTGGCCAGTATCAGCGGCTCGGCACAACCATGGATGATGCCGCCGGAGAAGCCTTTGACAAGGGCGCGGCGGTATTGGGGCTGGGCTATCCGGGCGGGCCTGCAATTGAAGCAGCGGCAAGAAGCGGCAACCCCTCTGCTGTTGATCTGCCCCGGCCACGAAAAGGGGCAAAAGATTGTCATTTTTCTTTCTCTGGCCTGAAGACCGCCCTTGCTATGCGGTGGGCAAAAGCATCTGAAGCAGGTTCAGCAGATGTGAATGATTTTGCCGCCAGCTTGCAAAAAGCCATTACAGACTGTCTGTCTGACCGTGTAAAACAAGCCCTGATCCAATTTGCAGCAGAGCATGATGAACGCCGTCTGGTGATCGCAGGCGGCGTTGCCGCTAATCAGTCTATCGGCAATGCGTTGCAGCATTTGGCAGAGGCCTATCAGTTTCAGATCATCATCCCGCCGCCCCGCCTGTGTACAGATAATGGGGCCATGATTGCCTGGGCCGGACATGAATATCTGCAGGCCGGCAAAACCAGTACGCTGTGTTTTGCGCCACGGCCGCGCTGGCCCCTTGATGAGGCGGCCGCCCCACCGCCTGGCCGGGGTGTGCGCGGCTAA
- a CDS encoding porphobilinogen deaminase (PFAM: Porphobilinogen deaminase, C-terminal domain; Porphobilinogen deaminase, dipyromethane cofactor binding domain~TIGRFAM: porphobilinogen deaminase), translating into MMDSSQTDFRHAPLILASRESQLALAQTQQVRDALSAVPTEILGLSTTGDEVLDRPLVEVGGKGVFIKTLEAALLDGRADAAVHSLKDMETQLASCTKIAAVLPREVRGDALVGPYPSLDDLPDGAHIGTASVRRAALLRHYRPDLKIGLLRGNVNSRLRRLEAGEFDAIILAVAGLNRLQLDCAFTPLDEQIMPAAAAQGAIAVQVALGGARADAVQTALSALNCADTQTCVTAERAVLAALDGSCRTPISAMADLDQMGSLRVKAAVLSTDGQQKFTAEGEGSRDDAAAIGTALGEKLLQDCGGRAFLA; encoded by the coding sequence ATGATGGACAGCTCTCAGACAGATTTTCGGCATGCGCCTCTTATTCTTGCCAGCAGGGAATCTCAATTGGCCCTTGCCCAGACCCAGCAGGTGCGTGATGCGCTCAGCGCTGTTCCGACTGAAATTTTAGGGCTGTCAACCACAGGTGATGAGGTTCTTGACCGGCCTTTGGTTGAAGTGGGCGGCAAAGGTGTTTTCATCAAGACATTAGAAGCTGCATTACTGGACGGCCGGGCAGATGCAGCTGTACATTCGTTAAAAGATATGGAAACCCAGCTTGCGTCTTGCACAAAAATAGCGGCGGTTCTGCCCCGCGAAGTCAGGGGTGATGCGTTGGTCGGGCCCTATCCGTCGCTTGACGATTTGCCCGATGGTGCGCATATCGGGACTGCCTCAGTGCGGCGGGCGGCGCTGTTGCGTCATTATCGCCCTGATCTGAAAATCGGCCTTTTGCGCGGCAATGTGAACAGCCGTCTGCGCCGTCTGGAGGCAGGAGAGTTTGACGCCATAATTCTTGCTGTTGCCGGGCTGAACCGCCTGCAGCTGGACTGCGCTTTCACCCCACTGGATGAACAGATTATGCCTGCTGCTGCAGCACAAGGGGCAATCGCTGTTCAGGTTGCTCTTGGGGGCGCACGGGCAGACGCTGTTCAGACCGCATTATCAGCTCTGAATTGTGCGGATACACAAACATGCGTTACGGCGGAACGGGCTGTTCTGGCAGCTTTGGACGGGTCCTGCCGCACCCCCATTTCGGCAATGGCTGATCTTGACCAGATGGGCAGCCTGCGTGTGAAAGCAGCGGTCTTGTCCACCGATGGCCAGCAGAAATTTACCGCTGAGGGTGAAGGCAGCCGCGATGATGCTGCGGCTATCGGAACAGCCCTTGGTGAAAAATTACTGCAGGATTGCGGGGGGCGCGCATTCCTGGCCTGA
- a CDS encoding uroporphyrinogen-III synthase (PFAM: Uroporphyrinogen-III synthase HemD), translating to MILCLRPEPDCTADVTELRARGINALPLPMLTIHYSGTATEQISHHENIAGYQGVVITSKQASRYLSDQAGQLTQLAGLPFWCVGKGSAEILRPGGYQLAFTGTGTARDLADVISQRVPAGDGPLLWLSGRDIHFDIGAALAQAQISVDRLIIYQADAATPSGAAVQDQLASGKPVAAMVFSARTLSRFDSWLREQMAFVHRNEINILAASAALAEQARLAGFAVCQARRPDRHAVLQLCQDWSDQI from the coding sequence ATGATCCTTTGTCTGCGCCCTGAGCCTGACTGCACAGCAGATGTCACAGAATTGAGGGCACGGGGCATCAACGCCCTGCCGCTGCCGATGCTGACCATTCATTATTCTGGCACGGCAACTGAACAAATCTCTCATCACGAAAACATCGCTGGTTATCAGGGTGTTGTTATCACCAGCAAACAAGCCAGCCGCTATCTGTCTGATCAGGCAGGCCAGCTGACGCAATTGGCCGGTTTGCCGTTCTGGTGTGTGGGCAAGGGCAGTGCAGAGATTTTGCGCCCTGGCGGTTATCAGCTGGCCTTTACCGGCACCGGCACAGCTCGCGATCTGGCGGATGTAATCAGCCAGCGTGTCCCTGCTGGTGATGGCCCGTTATTGTGGTTATCTGGCCGGGATATTCATTTCGATATCGGCGCTGCACTTGCGCAAGCGCAAATTTCAGTTGACCGGCTGATCATCTATCAGGCTGATGCGGCCACCCCGTCAGGCGCAGCTGTTCAGGACCAACTGGCCTCTGGCAAGCCTGTAGCGGCAATGGTGTTTTCTGCGCGCACATTATCCCGGTTTGACAGCTGGCTTCGTGAACAGATGGCCTTTGTGCACAGAAATGAAATCAACATTTTGGCGGCCAGCGCTGCACTTGCTGAACAGGCGCGTCTGGCCGGATTTGCCGTCTGTCAGGCAAGGCGCCCTGACCGGCATGCTGTTTTGCAGCTGTGTCAGGACTGGTCTGACCAGATCTAA
- a CDS encoding putative membrane-bound protein (PFAM: HemY protein N-terminus), with translation MIRLAAFLVFCAAAALLSRWLSAQEGVTVISWLGWRIEVMTSLLVAGLGLALAVLFLLLRLITTMLSWPSWLGHNWRARRRSRGEDALGQGMVAFAAGDVKEARKLARRAEKLLGQAVLPNLLSAQTAHAAGDDKAALRYFKSLSAQDDTAYFGHLGLMRLYQGQGQTEKSTAAAKAALALKDNSAPAHLVLLAEDLKAEHWKSALDRLDVLMKQTKAGSTSDASFLPSDIAHFAPGQLNNPELLAAHLCLRLAERSDDEPLQTKYLTQALHWSPQFLEATVRLAQQERTSSPRKALKRVEAAFKAAPHDRLARLIADISHDNDGQLVARLSALAEQATDTDEARLLVAQAALERGIWASASAALDAVSAQGRTNQYFLLNAELSDKRAKSLGQEPDSASVAEREGALLAAAHAPRNRRWQCAGCGTVLPQWQMVCPACAVIGQIDHMPAARTALPVSGNAS, from the coding sequence ATGATCCGTCTGGCGGCATTTCTGGTGTTTTGTGCAGCAGCAGCGCTGCTGTCCAGATGGTTGTCTGCCCAGGAAGGCGTCACTGTAATCAGCTGGCTGGGCTGGCGGATTGAGGTGATGACCAGCCTGCTTGTTGCGGGCCTGGGCCTTGCGCTTGCGGTGTTATTTCTGCTGCTCAGGCTGATCACAACCATGCTCAGCTGGCCGTCCTGGCTTGGCCATAATTGGCGGGCGCGGCGCCGCAGCCGGGGCGAAGATGCGCTTGGTCAGGGTATGGTCGCCTTTGCTGCAGGTGATGTGAAAGAAGCACGAAAACTGGCGCGGCGGGCGGAAAAATTGCTGGGACAGGCGGTGTTGCCGAATCTGCTTTCTGCGCAAACTGCTCATGCTGCAGGCGATGACAAGGCGGCGTTACGGTATTTCAAATCCTTATCGGCACAGGATGACACGGCCTATTTTGGGCATTTGGGGCTGATGCGGCTTTATCAAGGTCAGGGGCAGACTGAAAAAAGCACTGCTGCGGCCAAGGCTGCATTGGCCTTGAAAGATAACTCAGCACCGGCACATCTGGTGTTATTGGCTGAAGATTTAAAAGCTGAACACTGGAAGTCTGCTTTAGACAGGCTGGATGTGCTGATGAAACAGACCAAGGCCGGGTCCACATCTGATGCCTCATTTCTGCCTTCTGATATTGCTCATTTTGCGCCCGGGCAATTGAATAATCCTGAATTGCTGGCAGCTCATTTATGTTTGCGGCTTGCTGAACGCAGCGATGATGAACCCCTGCAGACGAAATATCTGACACAAGCATTGCACTGGTCGCCGCAGTTCCTCGAGGCGACCGTCAGGCTGGCCCAACAGGAACGCACCTCTTCTCCGCGCAAAGCCTTAAAGCGTGTCGAGGCCGCATTTAAGGCTGCGCCGCATGACCGCCTGGCCAGACTGATTGCGGATATCTCACACGATAATGATGGCCAGCTTGTGGCCCGGCTCTCTGCTCTGGCAGAACAGGCCACAGACACAGATGAAGCCCGCCTGCTAGTGGCACAAGCGGCACTCGAGAGGGGGATTTGGGCCTCAGCCTCAGCGGCGCTTGATGCGGTATCTGCACAAGGGCGGACAAACCAGTATTTCTTGCTGAATGCCGAGCTTTCAGATAAGCGGGCAAAATCACTTGGTCAGGAACCGGACAGCGCATCTGTTGCTGAACGCGAAGGGGCCTTGCTGGCCGCCGCACATGCGCCGCGCAACCGGCGCTGGCAGTGCGCGGGGTGCGGGACGGTGCTGCCGCAATGGCAGATGGTGTGCCCCGCTTGTGCTGTGATAGGTCAGATTGATCACATGCCGGCTGCGCGCACAGCGCTGCCCGTATCGGGTAACGCGTCCTGA
- a CDS encoding putative quinone oxidoreductase, YhdH/YhfP family (PFAM: Alcohol dehydrogenase GroES-like domain; Zinc-binding dehydrogenase~TIGRFAM: putative quinone oxidoreductase, YhdH/YhfP family), which yields MFKAVVMNQAEDGRSVLSIEELDDGFLSSEGEVRVAVRYAGLNYKDGLCLNGKGGLIRQFPRIPGVEFAGEVLDSSDPRYEAGDQVIATGSRIGEVWHGGYAEKACVKADWLVPLPDGLDLRQSMIFGTAGITAVFALQALECHGLSPEKGEVLVTGAAGGVGSFSIALLAALGYDVAAVTGRIEESGGYLSELGAKTLVPRSDLAEAIARPLESERWAGCIDNVGGEMLARILGQLNYGCSAAAIGNAGGLQVPASVIPFLLRGINLLGIDSVNQPYDNRVQAWARLAADFPLDKLDSIATEIGLDDLEQASQDILNGKIQGRYVVRL from the coding sequence ATGTTCAAAGCTGTTGTGATGAATCAGGCCGAAGATGGCCGCTCTGTTCTGTCTATTGAAGAGCTGGATGACGGGTTTCTCTCTTCTGAGGGCGAGGTGCGCGTTGCGGTGCGCTATGCGGGCCTGAATTATAAAGATGGCTTATGTCTGAATGGTAAGGGCGGGCTGATTCGCCAGTTTCCGCGGATTCCGGGTGTTGAATTCGCGGGCGAGGTTCTAGACAGCAGCGATCCACGCTATGAGGCAGGGGATCAGGTGATCGCGACCGGTTCGCGCATAGGCGAGGTTTGGCATGGTGGCTATGCTGAAAAGGCCTGTGTGAAGGCAGACTGGCTGGTGCCTCTTCCTGATGGGCTTGATTTGCGTCAGTCAATGATTTTCGGTACCGCAGGGATAACAGCTGTATTTGCGCTGCAGGCACTGGAATGTCACGGCCTAAGCCCGGAAAAGGGCGAGGTTCTGGTCACCGGCGCTGCGGGCGGTGTGGGCTCATTTTCCATCGCATTACTGGCGGCTCTTGGCTATGATGTGGCTGCTGTGACTGGCCGGATTGAAGAATCAGGTGGCTATCTGAGCGAGCTAGGTGCAAAAACATTGGTCCCGCGCAGCGACCTTGCCGAAGCAATTGCACGGCCTTTGGAATCAGAACGCTGGGCAGGCTGTATTGATAATGTCGGAGGCGAGATGCTGGCGCGGATCCTCGGTCAGCTGAATTATGGCTGTTCGGCTGCGGCAATCGGGAATGCAGGCGGCCTTCAGGTGCCGGCCAGTGTGATCCCCTTCCTGCTGCGCGGAATTAACCTGTTAGGTATTGATTCGGTGAATCAGCCTTATGATAACCGGGTCCAGGCTTGGGCGCGGCTGGCGGCGGATTTCCCGTTGGACAAACTGGACAGCATCGCAACGGAAATCGGGCTTGATGATTTGGAACAGGCCAGTCAGGATATACTGAACGGGAAAATTCAGGGCCGCTATGTTGTACGCCTGTAG